The genomic interval tgggacagggactctgtcctacctgatttgcttgtatccaccccagagcttagtacagtgcctcgcccatagtacgcacttaacaaataccataatactaattattattagaagctcaATATCCCATTCCACTCTCACCTATCCAGGAGCTCGATTCCCCACCATTCCAGTGAGGCATGAAGCTCAATTCCTCCCTTGCTCCTGGCTGTCCAGAAGTTTGAACTCCCCTTTTGCTTTTGGAAGCCCAGAAATAGGATTCCCTACCCCCAACCCTCTACTGCTGGCCTCTCTGAAGCCCTATACCCCCTCATCTCCATCCTTAGCAAATGGGAAAGTGAGGGTACCCCATTACTCATGGCCATCTGGGAAGCTGCAACTTTTCCCCTGCTCCAGGTAGTCCTGAAGCTCAAGTCCACCCTATTCCAGGACAACAGGAAGCTTgattctcccccctttctcctatTAGGATGCTAAATGTCCCCCTCTGCTCTAGGAAGCCCTTCCCAAGCTTCCTGTAGTCTGGAAGATTGGTTTCCCACCTGCTCCTGCCTGTCCAGGTTGATTCTTCACTCCCCTAATCAGATAGCTTAACAAATTAGACTCCTAGCCAACtggaaactccttatctttccttgcTTCTGATAGTTGGGAAGGTCACATTTGCCCCCAACCCTGGCCTTCTGCAAGTTTGCTTTCCAATCCCAACTGCCCCCAGCCACCCTCAACCTTGATCAAACCTTCCAAGAGCTGATGTCAGAGCTAGAGAAACCTGCCTTCGGCGGCAGAGTCAGGGGGCATGAAGAGAACCAGGAGCTGAAGGGGCATGGGCAGGGGCACAGTGGTGGACAGTACCTTTTGCTTTGTGGGTTAGGGGCCCCTGGCTGGTGGGATGACACTGTTCACCTAATGACATTCAGTAAACACATTGCTTGGGACCCCTTGATGTGTTGGTTGACTCCTGGGATAACTGTGCTGCCTATACTTGGTGAGGGGCCCTGGCCTTCACAGGATGCCCCACAGGGACCCCAGGACATCATCGGGGGTGGCTCCGGCAATGCCTTGGTCCAGTACCGAATGGGAACGTTTAATGGAGAAAGTGTGAGCTCAGAGGGGAGGACCCCCTGCCGCCTTCCCCTGGCTCCTGGACAACTACCAACGGGTGACCAGAGAAAGCACACTCACATCTGAAAAGCCCAATTTATTGCCAACACACCCAACAAACGGACCCCAGCTGgacttttctccccacttcagttctgaCCAGTAGAACCAAAGCCTCCTGACCCTCGCTCAGTGTCATCCAAACCCTACAGGGAAAGGAAAAAACTGTCACATGGCTCACTATAGAGCCCTTACAATTgtcatctcccccagcacccctccccctcccccaaccaggaccaccactctcttcctcAATCCCCTCCTGCTCGACTgtcactcctcttctccctccactcccagcCTTGCAAGACTATGGCAGATTTTTAACAACCCGTTTTCCAGGACTTCGCACATTGTTAATGCAGTTATGCAAAAAGATTTCTTACTTGGACCTCCTCAAGCTCCGGATAGAAAACTCGTTCACAAATCAGCTGGGCAATTCGGTCACCCTTTTTGActttaagggaaaaaaataaagtttTAGATGTACAGAATTTTCGTTTCTGAAACTCCCCACACCACTGGGTGCCAAGACGTCCAGGAAGAGCTTGCACAGCTGACTTACCTTCAAACTTTTCCTTGCCAAAATTAAACAGGATCACGCCAACATTTCCTCTGTAATCCTCGTCTATGACCCCGGCTGGAACACAAGGCCAGAACCAAAGCGGCGCCACTCCCAGATCCAGCCTGGAGCCTACCCAGCCAAGGGGGCCACTCCCACCACCGGCACGAGCCTGCCCGCCCCAGTCCTCATTCTCTGTAGCCTGTCCATTCCCAAACACTTGTCTTGAATCCAGCAACTTCAGCGGATGCCCCTTTCCTGGGATGTTTTTaaaacacactgcttctttatttccatttaatACATTTTTTTTGGCTACCAGACCCAAATTTCCGTGATAATTGCTACAcgcaggatttaaaaaaaaattatgagctTGGTTAAATTTCCCATCAGGAAAAATAACCACTGATTAGGTACTCTCTGGCCCGTAAAAATCTGTTTGTTTGTGGTCTTATCTCAGTAACTTTCTAACTTCACTGAACTTCACCAAGGATTCCCTGATTTgatagagcacttagtacattgctctgcacacagtaaacactcagatatgactgaatgaattggaacTGCTGGTGAGGGCACAGTTGAGTGTGTACTtaagccaggatgagaatgcCAACAGAAAGTGAGGTCTTGGTAagaggcacagtgctctgcacacaataagcactcaatacaaataccattcactgactgAGGGGAGAAGTGAGTCTGCAGGGGAGGGACTGTGGCTGAGGTAGCAGGTtagtaagtgatgatgatgatggtatttgttaagagcttactacatgcctagcactattctaagcgctggggtagatacaagataatcagattttcccacatggggctcagtcttaatccccattttccagatgaggtaactgaggaccagagaagagaagtgacttgcccaaggtcacacagcagaccagtggtggggccaggattagaacccacttccctctgactcctaagcccacgctcttgccactaggccatgctgtttctcttggtgGTGGTGGTCAGACAGTTTTAAATTTGAGTTAGAGAAGTTAGAGAGAGTTCAGTTTTTCGAGATAACTAGATGTGATGTGTGGTCTACTCTGGAGGTAACAAGTGATGCCCACGGGTGATGCTTGCTAGTCCTCTAGGGAGACACTTTATAGCTGTGAAGGGCTTTGGCCTGTCCATCCTGCCCCCAGGGCGGAACCACTGAAGTGCTTGGGGCTCAGTGCCCAGCGTGGACTGGGGACAAAGTGGGGCAGCAACATGATGTAAACACTTTACCTCCCACGTCGATAAAGTGCTTCGCAGCCAGACCGGACCGGGGAGCTGGAAGAGAGATGGAAACACTTGGCTAGTTTGCTTTTAGGGTAGCAAATCCAGTGGCAAGATCAAATGCTTTCCCCAAAAAATGTTCCTGCCACCTTGATGGCTGGGAGGAGGGCTGGGACAGTAATTCAGGGGAACAGAGGTCCTGCCCTGCCCGATCCCCAAAGGTTATTTCAGCGGTGGGCCATTATACACACCTAGGCCAGTGCCTGGGTCACTGACAATTAGAGTGGGTGGGAATTCTTCCCAAGCATTCTTCACTAAAATACTCCTGTTTCTGGGTTCTCCCGGTGGGAGCTGCAAGTAGGACAGCCCCACTGCCCTCCACCACCGGGACAATTGTGTGTAGGGGAGGTGATGCCTCAGCACCAAAACCCAATCCAAGTCACGTCAAAATGGTAAGAAACAGGCTTAGAGGCAACAGACTGTTGGCACAGTCTTTGCTGCCAGGCTGAGATGAGGGTGGGGACCTGGGGTAGTGTATCCTGCTCTCCTCTCTGAAGACTGGTGAAGGTCCAGATTACCCCACCAGAAGCTGGAGGCCACCACttctcccctgccctcaggggcctccaaagagggaggtgagaggaggaggtgggggcatcaggcagaaaggagggaggaagaaggcccCAGTTCACAGGCCTAACTTCTGGGGTCTGGGTGTGTGCAGGCAACAAAAACTAAGTTTCCCCCAAACTCTCCAAACCCTGTGAAGCAGCTGCCTGGAGCTTCAACTTGGCCACCTGGCCACTCACCAACTCGGCCATAGCACCCATGAGGCAGGGAGATCTGAATGTCCGTTTTCACAAGGGCCTTCTCCATGGCAGGGATTGAGTAGTCATAGGCGCTAGAGAAAGCAGCAAGCAAGATGAAAAAAGAATGTTTAACAGAGATCATCTTTtttcaataataacaactgtggtatttgttaagtgtttactgtgtaccaggcactgtactaagctctggggtggacacgagcaaatcgggttgtccctgtcctacatggggcccacattctcattcccattttacagatgaggtaactgaggcacagagaagtgaagtgacttgcccagggtcacacagcagacaagtggaagagccaggacttgaacccacgaccttcggattctcaggcccatgctttatccactataccatgctgcttcaatcacaTCTTATGGACAAAATGTAGAATTTCAAGGTACATGGAGCCCAAATAGACCACAAACTTGTTCTTCAGGCTAATTCTGTTTTCCTagagatgtaagctccttgtaggcagggatcatatcgacTAATTGtattggtgttcaataaataccgctaatTAACTCTACCCCAACTCCTTTCCCTATGTGAGGGATATTTACCTTCAAGATCTCAGGTAGAAGTAGTGCCCTTGGCTCCCTGCCAGTACTCTCTTGGCTACGAAAGGATCACTCAGTAAAGTGAATATTTTTGCTAACTGCTTTATACTTGGTATTCTCTGCAACAACCTGACGGTCATCAAGGGTAAGCAAAAACTGTAAAACAGCTGCAGTACTCTGCAACATCGCACGGTTTGATACAACTGTTGTTACTGCTTTGAAGTCATAGGGTCATAGTGATGGGCTGCAAATGGCCACCTGTGACAATCCCCTGCCCCAGGTAGCAAATGCCTAAATCATACAGGACAGCCGAGGCAAGGGAAGTATTCTTCCCATCAGGGATGGGGATTCCACGTTCCCTAGCTAGAGTCAAGTTCTGAGGGCACTAAGATCACAGTCCCTTAGAGGAGGAGTCCCCGGACACTAAAATGTGCACTAGGGAGTGGAAGCTCCCAGCAAGCCATGTGGCGAGTGAGTCAGCAGAGCGGCAGGCCGTTATGCCAGAGTGGTCCAGACACGTGGCTCGAGAAGTGAGgttttcacttctctctgaatCACTCTCTGCCCTCTTGAAAGGATGGCCAGGGATGGAGAGGCCTGGGAAGAAATGCATAGAGGGATTAGAGTTGTCGggcctggggaagagaagggcaAGGGCAGGGCTGTCAGGGAGTGGAGGCTTGGGCCGGGGGCACGCTGGCCAGGGAGGGCCCCATCCTCCATGGTGGGGAAAGTGGTTTAGGGGGCAGCCTTACTTTTGGGGGCAGAGGGTCTGCCCCTTCCAGTACCCAGCTTGGGCCCTTGGTTCCGGGGCGAGATGGGCCTGGCCCAGCTCCTCAACTgctccaatgaatgaatgaatggatgccaaTCCTCGGGGCGGCCTTGGGCGAGGCTTAACTTAACCATGTTCAGGaaggtcccaagggggctcacagtcctattccccattttacagatgaggtaactgaggcccagagaagtgaagtgacttgcccaaagtcacacagctgacaagtggcggagccgggatttgaacccatgacctctgactccaaagcccgtgctcttgcatacgcgtttgtacgtacttattactctatttatttgtacatatttatcctattcattttattttgttaacatgttttgttctctgcctcccccttctagactgtgagcccgctgttgcatagggaccgtctctatatgctaccaacttgtacttcccaagcgcttagcacagtgctctgcacacagtaagcgctcaataaatataataatgatggcatttattaagcgcttactatgtgcaaagcgccgttctaagcgctgaataata from Tachyglossus aculeatus isolate mTacAcu1 chromosome 8, mTacAcu1.pri, whole genome shotgun sequence carries:
- the DUT gene encoding deoxyuridine 5'-triphosphate nucleotidohydrolase, mitochondrial, whose product is MLLRRGLALQHCAGRLLGPRGGAWSPAASPSKRARSAGDEGPVRLQFVRLSEHATAPTRGSARAAGYDLYSAYDYSIPAMEKALVKTDIQISLPHGCYGRVAPRSGLAAKHFIDVGAGVIDEDYRGNVGVILFNFGKEKFEVKKGDRIAQLICERVFYPELEEVQGLDDTERGSGGFGSTGQN